A window of the Bombus huntii isolate Logan2020A chromosome 8, iyBomHunt1.1, whole genome shotgun sequence genome harbors these coding sequences:
- the LOC126868326 gene encoding probable ribosome production factor 1, with the protein MKMKLKNLRINPLSRVQRGKEEGEPSTSEHKTSEVILPSDSNFNHIKCKAVRHQKCLKLMKEKAKAKKEAKKKRIQEGGPKQVPHTLESLREKDETIVSGDIDDEENAELKVDFEHDEFAPFYKHAYEPKVLISFCDNPTRKTRIFGRELTRIIPNSISLYRNRSGVKKMVKSAIAKNFTDIVIVNEDQCKPNGLLVIHLPDGPTAHFKLSNVKLTVDLKRSHKEISEHRPEVILNNFTTRLGCTIGRMLGALFHYEPEFKGRRVVTFHNQRDYIFFRHHRYQFDMERNKPRLRELGPRFTLKLQSLQHGTFDSKYGEYEWIIQGKRHDMETSRRKFFL; encoded by the exons atgaaaatgaaGCTCAAAAATTTACGAATAAATCCTTTGAGTCGAGTTCAACGAGGGAAAGAGGAAGGAGAACCAAGTACTTCAGAACACAAAACATCAGAGGTTATTTTGCCATCTGACAGCAACTTTAATCACATAAAATGCAAGGCAGTTCGACATCAAAAATGTCTGAAGTTAATGAAAGAGAAAGCAAAGGCCAAAAAAGAAGccaagaagaaaagaattcAAGAAGGTGGTCCAAAACAAGTACCACATACTCTTGAGAGCTTAAGGGAGAAAGATGAAACTATTGTTTCTGGTGATATTGATGACGAAGAGAATGCAGAGCTTAAAGTTGATTTTGAACATGATGAATTTGCTCCTTTTTATAAGCATGCTTACGAACCTAAAGTTTTGATTAGCTTTTGTGACAATCCGACAAGAAAAACCAGAATTTTTGGCAGAGAATTAACAAGAATAATACCGAATTCTATCTCTTTATATAGAAACCGTTCTGGAGTAAAAAAGATGGTAAAAAGTGCTATAGCGAAGAATTTCACTGATATTGTAATTGTTAATGAAGATCAATGCAAACCAA ATGGTTTGTTAGTTATTCATTTACCTGATGGGCCAACAGCACATTTTAAACTTAGCAATGTTAAATTAACAGTAGATTTAAAACGGAGTCACAAAGAAATTTCTGAACATAGACCAGaagttattttaaataatttcactACTCGCTTAGGTTGTACAATTGGTAGAATGTTAGGGGCACTGTTTCATTATGAACCTGAATTTAAGGGCAGGAGAGTGGTAACATTCCATAATCAAAGagactatatatttttcagGCATCATAG ATATCAATTTGACATGGAAAGGAATAAACCCAGATTGAGAGAGTTAGGACCTCGATTTACCCTAAAATTGCAGTCACTGCAACATGGAACATTTGACAGCAAATATGGAGAATACGAATGGATTATACAAGGAAAAAGACATGATATGGAAACGAGCAGAAGAAAATTCTTCTTataa
- the LOC126868322 gene encoding tRNA (guanine(6)-N2)-methyltransferase THUMP3-like isoform X1 yields MNEDNESNLRKLFIESLENDNVFIIATTIDTGFEWQAVDECKEKLDKNVKIVKERGKIYFNVYWNQFAQVQEMRSIDNVYIVADVRKFEFSGNSKEADLQLFKDAVHNDMKLEKALNAWKSITGFQGKIYPTTDEYNVAEKDRKLCNTTVTPITVKGRKRGQDPSDTKEDEILRYRVTCERTGKHTFESAEVARAIGGELQDKYLWLVDLSTYYLEVVCKVIDNELITQLRITHESKHHRNIMCFGPTTLRATVCYNLLRLAHPNPGDIIIDPMCGSGSIPIEAALVYCQSYIIGGDNHPKAVHNTKSNIEASSSKCKIDLLHWNVSQLPFKDSFVDIIVTDMPFGKRSGRMMDNRILYKQFLIELGRIMKPLRGRSVLLTYDRRSLSMALQAAGDLFYVTKTLGVNIGGLQAAVYVLKRTDIPYEQFKPKAIKHMMRKKK; encoded by the exons ATGAATGAGGACAACGAATCGAATTTACGAAAGCTTTTCATAGAATCATTAGAGAACGATAATGTTTTTATAATAGCAACGACAATAGATACAG GTTTCGAATGGCAAGCAGTGGATGAATGCAAAGAGAAATtagataaaaatgttaagatTGTTAAGGAACGCGGcaagatttattttaacgtatatTGGAATCAATTCGCAcaa GTACAAGAGATGAGATCAATAGACAATGTTTATATTGTCGCAGATgttagaaaatttgaattctcAGGAAACAGTAAAGAAGCtgatttacaattatttaaagatgCTGTGCATAATGatatgaaattagaaaaagcTTTGAACGCTTGGAAAAGTATTACTGGTTTTCAAGGGAAAATATATCCAACTACTGATGAATATAATGTAGCAGAAAAAGATCGTAAGCTTTGTAACACAACTGTTACACCAATCACAgttaaaggaagaaaaagaggacaaGATCCATCTGACACTAAGGAAGATGAAATATTAAGATATAGAGTAACGTGTGAAAGAACTGGAAAACATACATTTGAATCGGCAGAGGTTGCCAGAGCTATTGGAGGAGAATTGCAAGATAAATATCTGTGGCTTGTGGATCTATCGACATATTATTTAGAAGTAGTTTGTAAAGTAATTGACA ATGAATTGATAACACAGTTACGTATTACACATGAATCTAAGCATCATAGGAATATCATGTGTTTTGGACCAACTACTCTTAGAGCAACTGtatgttataatttgttaaGATTAGCTCATCCTAATCCAGGAGACATAATAATTGACCCAATGTGTGGTAGTGGTTCCATCCCAATTGAG GCAGCTTTAGTATATTGCCAATCTTATATTATTGGAGGGGACAATCATCCAAAAGCTGTACATAACACAAAATCTAACATAGAGGCATCTTCCTCTAAATGTAAAATTGACTTACTACATTGGAATGTTTCACAATTACCTTTTAAAGATTCCTTTGTTGATATTATTGTTACAGATATG CCATTTGGTAAAAGGAGTGGACGAATGATGGACAATAGAATACTTTATAAGCAATTCTTGATAGAGTTAGGACGAATTATGAAACCCTTAAGAGGTCGGAGTGTTTTACTCACTTACGACAGGCGCAGTCTTAGTATG GCTTTACAAGCAGCTGGAGATTTGTTCTATGTAACAAAAACCTTGGGTGTAAATATAGGTGGTCTCCAAGCTGCAGTTTATGTCTTAAAACGAACAGATATACCCTATGAACAGTTTAAACCGAAAGCTATTAAACACATGATGCGCAAAAAGAAATAA
- the LOC126868322 gene encoding tRNA (guanine(6)-N2)-methyltransferase THUMP3-like isoform X2, which translates to MRSIDNVYIVADVRKFEFSGNSKEADLQLFKDAVHNDMKLEKALNAWKSITGFQGKIYPTTDEYNVAEKDRKLCNTTVTPITVKGRKRGQDPSDTKEDEILRYRVTCERTGKHTFESAEVARAIGGELQDKYLWLVDLSTYYLEVVCKVIDNELITQLRITHESKHHRNIMCFGPTTLRATVCYNLLRLAHPNPGDIIIDPMCGSGSIPIEAALVYCQSYIIGGDNHPKAVHNTKSNIEASSSKCKIDLLHWNVSQLPFKDSFVDIIVTDMPFGKRSGRMMDNRILYKQFLIELGRIMKPLRGRSVLLTYDRRSLSMALQAAGDLFYVTKTLGVNIGGLQAAVYVLKRTDIPYEQFKPKAIKHMMRKKK; encoded by the exons ATGAGATCAATAGACAATGTTTATATTGTCGCAGATgttagaaaatttgaattctcAGGAAACAGTAAAGAAGCtgatttacaattatttaaagatgCTGTGCATAATGatatgaaattagaaaaagcTTTGAACGCTTGGAAAAGTATTACTGGTTTTCAAGGGAAAATATATCCAACTACTGATGAATATAATGTAGCAGAAAAAGATCGTAAGCTTTGTAACACAACTGTTACACCAATCACAgttaaaggaagaaaaagaggacaaGATCCATCTGACACTAAGGAAGATGAAATATTAAGATATAGAGTAACGTGTGAAAGAACTGGAAAACATACATTTGAATCGGCAGAGGTTGCCAGAGCTATTGGAGGAGAATTGCAAGATAAATATCTGTGGCTTGTGGATCTATCGACATATTATTTAGAAGTAGTTTGTAAAGTAATTGACA ATGAATTGATAACACAGTTACGTATTACACATGAATCTAAGCATCATAGGAATATCATGTGTTTTGGACCAACTACTCTTAGAGCAACTGtatgttataatttgttaaGATTAGCTCATCCTAATCCAGGAGACATAATAATTGACCCAATGTGTGGTAGTGGTTCCATCCCAATTGAG GCAGCTTTAGTATATTGCCAATCTTATATTATTGGAGGGGACAATCATCCAAAAGCTGTACATAACACAAAATCTAACATAGAGGCATCTTCCTCTAAATGTAAAATTGACTTACTACATTGGAATGTTTCACAATTACCTTTTAAAGATTCCTTTGTTGATATTATTGTTACAGATATG CCATTTGGTAAAAGGAGTGGACGAATGATGGACAATAGAATACTTTATAAGCAATTCTTGATAGAGTTAGGACGAATTATGAAACCCTTAAGAGGTCGGAGTGTTTTACTCACTTACGACAGGCGCAGTCTTAGTATG GCTTTACAAGCAGCTGGAGATTTGTTCTATGTAACAAAAACCTTGGGTGTAAATATAGGTGGTCTCCAAGCTGCAGTTTATGTCTTAAAACGAACAGATATACCCTATGAACAGTTTAAACCGAAAGCTATTAAACACATGATGCGCAAAAAGAAATAA